The Pseudomonas baetica genome includes a region encoding these proteins:
- a CDS encoding IS256 family transposase, which produces MPTKKKPLRDLPKIPKELLEEFGEGLITAEAIEDASAAFKKALIERALSAELGHHLGYPPGAQRPEDETNQRNGKTGKTILTGDGPLRLEIPRDRDGSFAPILIPKHERRYTGFDDKIIAMYARGMTVREIRAFLSEQYGTDVSHDFISSVTHEVMEEIGAWQQRPLEPMYPVIFFDALRVKIREEGLVRNKAIYLALGVLPDGTRDILGIWIENTEGAKFWMKVFNDLKTRGVEDVLIAVTDGLKGMPEALSAVFPATTLQTCIVHLIRNSLDYAAWDKRRELAKALKPIYQAINAEAAEEALDAFENGPWGKQYPTVVAAWRRAWDRVIPFFVFPPAIRKVIYTTNAIESINAQLRKIIKTRGHFPTDDAATKLIWLGLRNITANWGSAAHDWKSAMNQFAILYGDRFIRPTW; this is translated from the coding sequence ATGCCAACCAAAAAGAAACCCCTGCGTGACCTACCAAAAATCCCCAAGGAGCTGCTCGAAGAGTTCGGTGAGGGGCTGATTACCGCAGAGGCTATTGAAGACGCTTCTGCGGCCTTCAAGAAGGCCTTGATTGAGCGAGCATTGAGTGCCGAGCTCGGTCACCACCTGGGGTATCCGCCGGGCGCGCAGCGCCCAGAGGATGAAACCAACCAGCGCAATGGCAAAACGGGCAAGACGATTTTGACGGGGGATGGCCCGCTGCGGCTGGAGATTCCCCGTGATCGGGATGGCAGTTTTGCCCCCATTCTGATCCCCAAGCATGAGCGGCGTTACACCGGTTTTGATGACAAGATCATCGCCATGTATGCCCGAGGCATGACCGTTCGAGAAATCCGCGCTTTCCTCTCTGAGCAATACGGGACGGACGTTTCCCATGACTTCATCAGCTCAGTCACGCACGAGGTGATGGAGGAAATTGGTGCGTGGCAACAGCGACCGCTTGAGCCGATGTACCCAGTCATTTTCTTCGATGCGCTGCGGGTCAAGATCCGAGAAGAAGGCCTTGTCCGCAACAAGGCGATTTACTTGGCGCTGGGTGTTTTACCCGATGGAACGCGCGATATTCTTGGTATCTGGATCGAAAACACCGAGGGTGCGAAGTTCTGGATGAAGGTCTTCAACGACCTCAAGACCCGCGGCGTAGAGGACGTGCTGATCGCCGTGACTGACGGTCTCAAAGGCATGCCAGAGGCGCTAAGCGCAGTATTTCCGGCAACAACGCTGCAAACATGCATCGTCCACTTGATCCGCAACAGCCTCGATTACGCGGCGTGGGACAAGCGCCGTGAGCTGGCCAAGGCGCTAAAACCGATCTATCAAGCCATCAACGCAGAAGCGGCTGAGGAAGCACTGGATGCCTTTGAAAATGGCCCTTGGGGTAAGCAATACCCAACGGTGGTGGCGGCCTGGAGACGAGCCTGGGATCGAGTGATTCCATTTTTTGTCTTCCCGCCTGCCATTCGAAAAGTGATCTATACGACCAACGCTATCGAAAGCATCAACGCTCAGCTACGCAAGATCATCAAGACCCGGGGCCACTTCCCGACGGATGACGCAGCGACCAAGCTGATCTGGCTTGGGCTGCGTAACATCACGGCAAACTGGGGCTCGGCGGCTCATGACTGGAAGAGTGCGATGAACCAATTTGCGATTCTGTACGGAGATCGATTTATCAGGCCGACCTGGTAA
- a CDS encoding flavin monoamine oxidase family protein, translating into MNKNNRHPADGKKPITIFGPDFPFGFDDWIEHPAGLGSIPEHNHGAEVAIVGAGIAGLVAAYELMKLGLKPVVYEASKLGGRLRSQAFNGTDGIVAELGGMRFPVSSTAFYHYVDKLGLETKPFPNPLTPASGSTVIDLEGKTHYAQSLKDLPALFQEVADAWADALEAGSQFADIQQAIRDRDVPRLKELWNTLVPLWDDRTFYDFVATSEAFAKLSFHHREVFGQVGFGTGGWDSDFPNSMLEIFRVVMTNCDDHQHLVVGGVEQVPQGIWRHVPERCVHWPEGTSLKSLHRGAPRSGVKKIAHAPDGRFAVTDNNGDTREYAAVLTTCQSWLLTTQIECDESLFSQKMWMALDRTRYMQSSKTFVMVDRPFWKDKDPETGRDLMSMTLTDRLTRGTYLFDNGDDKPGVICLSYSWMSDALKMLPHPVEKRVELALNALKKIYPKVDIAARIIGDPITVSWEADPHFLGAFKGALPGHYRYNQRMYAHFMQDEMPAEQRGIFIAGDDVSWTPAWVEGAVQTSLNAVWGIMKHFGGSTHKENPGPGDVFKDIGPIALPE; encoded by the coding sequence ATGAACAAGAACAATCGCCATCCTGCAGACGGTAAAAAGCCAATCACCATTTTTGGCCCGGACTTTCCATTCGGCTTCGACGACTGGATCGAACACCCGGCCGGTCTCGGCAGCATTCCCGAGCACAACCATGGCGCTGAAGTGGCGATTGTCGGCGCGGGTATTGCCGGGCTGGTCGCGGCTTACGAACTGATGAAGCTTGGCCTGAAGCCGGTGGTTTATGAGGCGTCCAAACTCGGTGGTCGTCTGCGTTCGCAAGCGTTCAATGGCACCGACGGCATCGTTGCCGAACTGGGCGGCATGCGCTTTCCGGTGTCGTCCACCGCGTTCTATCACTACGTCGACAAGCTCGGCCTGGAAACCAAACCTTTCCCGAACCCGCTGACGCCGGCCTCCGGCAGCACCGTGATCGACCTGGAAGGCAAAACCCATTACGCGCAAAGCCTGAAGGATCTTCCTGCGCTGTTCCAGGAAGTGGCTGACGCCTGGGCGGATGCGCTGGAAGCCGGCTCGCAGTTCGCCGATATCCAGCAAGCGATCCGCGACCGCGACGTGCCACGCCTCAAAGAGCTGTGGAACACCTTGGTGCCGCTGTGGGATGACCGTACTTTCTACGATTTCGTCGCCACCTCCGAAGCCTTTGCCAAGCTGTCGTTCCATCACCGCGAAGTGTTCGGCCAGGTGGGTTTCGGCACCGGTGGCTGGGACTCGGACTTCCCCAACTCGATGCTGGAAATCTTCCGCGTGGTCATGACCAACTGCGACGATCATCAGCATCTGGTGGTCGGCGGTGTTGAGCAGGTTCCGCAAGGCATCTGGCGCCATGTGCCGGAGCGCTGTGTCCACTGGCCTGAGGGCACCAGCCTGAAATCCCTACACCGTGGCGCGCCGCGCTCCGGGGTGAAGAAAATCGCCCACGCGCCCGATGGCCGTTTCGCCGTCACTGACAACAACGGTGACACCCGCGAATACGCCGCGGTACTGACCACTTGCCAGAGCTGGCTGCTGACCACACAGATCGAATGCGACGAAAGCCTGTTCTCGCAAAAAATGTGGATGGCCCTCGACCGTACTCGCTACATGCAATCGTCGAAAACTTTCGTGATGGTCGACCGACCGTTCTGGAAGGACAAGGATCCGGAAACGGGCCGCGACCTGATGAGCATGACGCTCACCGATCGCCTGACCCGCGGCACCTATCTGTTCGATAACGGCGACGACAAGCCGGGCGTGATCTGCCTGTCGTACTCGTGGATGAGCGATGCGTTGAAGATGCTGCCGCACCCGGTGGAAAAACGCGTGGAACTGGCGTTGAACGCGTTGAAGAAGATCTACCCGAAGGTCGACATCGCAGCGCGCATCATTGGCGATCCGATCACCGTGTCGTGGGAAGCCGATCCGCACTTCCTCGGCGCGTTCAAGGGCGCCCTGCCCGGCCACTATCGCTACAACCAGCGCATGTATGCACACTTCATGCAGGACGAGATGCCGGCCGAGCAACGCGGGATTTTCATTGCCGGTGATGATGTGTCGTGGACGCCAGCCTGGGTTGAAGGCGCGGTGCAAACTTCGCTCAACGCGGTGTGGGGGATCATGAAACATTTCGGCGGTTCTACACATAAAGAGAACCCGGGCCCGGGTGATGTGTTCAAAGACATCGGCCCTATCGCCCTGCCCGAGTAA
- a CDS encoding carbon-nitrogen hydrolase family protein: MRVALYQCPPLPLDPAANLQRLHQLAMEAKGADLLVLPEMFMTGYNIGAEAVSTLAEVYNGEWAQQIGRIAKAAGLAIVYGYPERTADGQIYNAVQLIDAHGERLCNYRKTHLFGDLDRSMFSPGDDAFPVIELNGWKIGFLICYDLEFPENARRLALAGAELILVPTANMIPFDFVADVTVRSRAFENQCYVAYANYCGHEGDIHYCGQSSIAAPDGSRIAQAGLDEALIIGELDRQLLVDSRAANRYLSDRRPELYGALNQR, translated from the coding sequence ATGCGTGTAGCCCTTTACCAATGTCCGCCGCTGCCACTGGACCCCGCCGCCAACCTGCAACGCCTGCATCAACTGGCGATGGAGGCCAAGGGCGCCGACCTGCTGGTGCTGCCGGAAATGTTCATGACCGGCTACAACATCGGCGCCGAGGCGGTCAGCACTTTGGCCGAGGTTTACAACGGTGAATGGGCACAGCAGATCGGCCGGATCGCCAAGGCTGCCGGGCTGGCGATTGTCTACGGATACCCCGAGCGTACTGCTGACGGGCAGATCTACAACGCCGTGCAGTTGATCGATGCGCACGGTGAACGCTTGTGCAATTACCGCAAGACGCACCTGTTCGGCGATCTCGATCGGTCGATGTTCAGCCCCGGCGACGACGCGTTTCCCGTGATTGAACTCAACGGCTGGAAGATCGGTTTCCTGATCTGCTACGACCTGGAATTCCCGGAAAACGCCCGGCGCCTGGCCCTTGCAGGCGCGGAGCTGATTCTGGTGCCGACGGCTAATATGATCCCGTTCGATTTCGTCGCCGACGTTACCGTTCGCTCCCGCGCCTTCGAAAACCAATGCTATGTGGCCTACGCCAACTACTGCGGCCACGAAGGCGATATTCACTATTGCGGGCAGAGCAGCATCGCCGCGCCGGATGGCAGCCGTATTGCTCAGGCCGGTCTGGATGAAGCGTTGATCATCGGCGAGCTCGATCGGCAGTTGCTGGTCGACTCCCGCGCAGCCAATCGCTACCTCAGCGACCGTCGCCCCGAGCTTTACGGCGCGCTGAACCAGCGCTAA
- the pqqF gene encoding pyrroloquinoline quinone biosynthesis protein PqqF: MPAPTHPRPHTETLANGLRVTLRHVPELKRSAAALRVAAGSHDVPLAWPGLAHFLEHLLFLGTERFPASEGLMAYVQRHGGQVNASTRERATDFFFELPTPSFAAGLERLSDMLAQPRMNPDDQLREREVLQAEFVAWSQDPTAKQQFALYEGLPADHPLRGFHAGNRDTLQVEQPAFQQALRDFHQQFYRTGQMTLSLVGPQSLEQLQTLAEHFAAVLPAGDNVAQDTLPFGVKSYQQVGEHRCNLLVAFDALPDTSAEALAFLCHWLNSAKPGGLLAHLQQQGLTDDLKATPLYHFASQALLQLEFTASADSLSANGEQVLDWLSFFAQQDWAPLREEYAAMLQRQHQVSSALELARLDSKQLDSGLSESGVAALKHILREIGTVDNFSSHWQLPAANPFLRSSEPLANAGLIRGQTSAHRGLRTFAQDRSRGRRERSPMLFSQALPDNGAEGAIYLRWQLEAAANADLQAQLQRSLRQTQEDAREAGVQLSLNTTGNQWLLKLTGLQEPMPTVLEHALKSLTQADAESARVEPQTPLMPIRQLLKALAEHCPVTTTKSGDATHLWTTSHWDGLAVGLSPQTQSAMGLALSRIPGIPDNQIPAQPARHAQHLWSHIDTASNEHALLLFCPTAAGDIAQEAAWRLLAHLCHTPFYQRLRVDLQLGYAVFSALRQINGQSGWLFGVQSPTVAPVQLLEHIQQFLADVPALIEQFDEASFIEQRQILAAHLNASALSGKDAAELLWQAKLAGHSSDYLPQLVAATGQLDRPALLAAAQRLNRAEGGWLCLASESMPGAPWQAAK; encoded by the coding sequence ATGCCTGCGCCGACTCACCCCCGCCCCCACACTGAAACCCTGGCCAACGGCTTGCGCGTGACCCTGCGTCATGTGCCCGAGCTCAAGCGCAGCGCCGCCGCATTGCGGGTGGCCGCGGGCAGCCATGACGTGCCGTTGGCGTGGCCGGGGCTGGCGCATTTCCTTGAACATCTGCTGTTTCTCGGTACTGAGCGTTTTCCTGCCAGCGAAGGGCTGATGGCCTACGTGCAACGTCATGGCGGTCAGGTCAATGCCAGCACTCGGGAGCGCGCTACTGACTTTTTCTTTGAGTTGCCGACGCCGTCATTCGCTGCCGGGCTGGAACGCCTGTCAGACATGCTCGCCCAACCGCGTATGAATCCGGACGATCAGTTGCGGGAACGGGAAGTGTTGCAGGCGGAGTTTGTCGCTTGGTCGCAAGATCCGACGGCTAAGCAGCAGTTTGCGTTGTACGAAGGTTTGCCGGCGGATCACCCGTTGCGCGGCTTTCATGCGGGGAACCGCGACACGCTGCAAGTTGAGCAGCCGGCGTTTCAGCAGGCACTGAGAGATTTCCATCAGCAGTTCTACCGCACCGGGCAAATGACCCTGAGTCTGGTTGGGCCGCAGAGTCTGGAACAATTGCAGACTTTGGCTGAGCACTTCGCGGCGGTTTTGCCGGCTGGGGATAACGTTGCCCAAGACACCCTGCCGTTTGGGGTGAAAAGTTATCAACAGGTCGGCGAGCATCGGTGCAATCTGCTGGTTGCTTTTGACGCGCTACCCGACACGTCAGCTGAAGCGTTGGCGTTTCTTTGCCACTGGCTCAACAGTGCCAAACCCGGCGGCCTGCTCGCGCATTTGCAGCAGCAGGGCCTGACTGACGACTTGAAGGCCACGCCGCTGTATCACTTTGCCAGCCAAGCGTTGCTGCAGTTGGAGTTCACGGCCTCAGCGGATTCGCTCAGCGCCAACGGCGAACAGGTGCTGGATTGGCTGAGCTTCTTCGCGCAACAGGATTGGGCGCCGCTGCGCGAGGAATATGCGGCAATGCTTCAACGTCAGCATCAAGTCAGCAGTGCTTTAGAACTGGCGCGGCTCGACAGCAAGCAACTGGACAGTGGCCTGAGCGAATCCGGTGTTGCGGCCCTCAAGCACATCCTTCGTGAAATCGGCACTGTGGATAACTTCAGCAGTCACTGGCAACTGCCGGCCGCCAACCCTTTCTTGCGTTCCAGTGAACCACTGGCCAACGCCGGACTGATCCGCGGACAGACCAGCGCCCACCGTGGCCTGCGCACGTTCGCTCAGGATCGCTCGCGCGGCCGTCGCGAACGCTCGCCCATGCTATTCAGCCAGGCCTTGCCGGATAACGGTGCTGAAGGGGCGATTTATCTGCGCTGGCAGCTAGAGGCAGCGGCCAACGCGGATCTGCAAGCGCAACTGCAACGCAGCCTTCGGCAAACTCAGGAAGACGCCCGAGAGGCCGGGGTCCAGTTGTCGCTGAACACGACCGGCAATCAGTGGCTGCTGAAACTGACCGGTCTGCAAGAGCCGATGCCAACCGTGCTGGAGCACGCGCTGAAATCTCTGACGCAGGCTGACGCCGAATCTGCGCGCGTTGAACCGCAAACGCCGTTGATGCCTATCCGCCAATTACTCAAGGCGCTGGCGGAGCACTGTCCGGTAACAACGACAAAATCCGGCGACGCCACGCACCTGTGGACAACTTCTCACTGGGACGGCCTGGCGGTCGGGCTCAGTCCACAAACCCAATCGGCCATGGGTCTGGCCCTGAGCCGCATTCCCGGCATACCGGACAATCAAATCCCGGCACAACCGGCACGCCACGCTCAACATCTGTGGAGCCATATCGACACCGCATCCAACGAACACGCGTTACTGTTGTTTTGCCCGACTGCCGCTGGCGATATCGCCCAAGAAGCCGCGTGGCGCCTGCTCGCGCACCTGTGCCATACCCCGTTTTATCAACGCCTGCGGGTCGACTTGCAGTTAGGCTACGCCGTGTTCAGCGCCTTGCGGCAGATAAACGGCCAGAGCGGATGGCTGTTCGGCGTGCAATCGCCAACCGTCGCACCTGTGCAATTGCTCGAGCACATTCAACAGTTTCTGGCAGACGTCCCAGCGCTGATTGAACAATTCGATGAAGCCAGTTTCATTGAGCAACGCCAGATACTGGCGGCGCATCTGAACGCCAGCGCCCTGTCCGGCAAGGATGCCGCCGAACTGCTGTGGCAGGCCAAGCTTGCCGGCCACTCGTCGGATTATCTGCCCCAACTGGTCGCCGCGACCGGCCAACTGGATCGCCCGGCATTGCTGGCAGCCGCGCAACGCTTGAATCGCGCCGAAGGCGGCTGGCTCTGCCTCGCCAGCGAATCGATGCCGGGCGCACCCTGGCAAGCAGCAAAATGA
- the pqqA gene encoding pyrroloquinoline quinone precursor peptide PqqA codes for MSWTKPAYTDLRIGFEVTMYFASR; via the coding sequence ATGTCCTGGACAAAACCGGCTTACACCGACCTGCGTATCGGCTTCGAAGTCACCATGTACTTCGCCAGCCGCTGA
- the pqqB gene encoding pyrroloquinoline quinone biosynthesis protein PqqB, with the protein MFVQILGSAAGGGFPQWNCNCVNCAGFRDGSLNAKTRTQSSIAISDDGVNWVLCNASPDIRAQLQSFAPMQPGRALRDTGISAIILMDSQIDHTTGLLSLREGCPHQVWCTDMVHEDLSTGFPLFTMLKHWNGGLDWNRIELDQSFTVAACPNLRFTPLPLRSAAPPYSPHRFDPHPGDNIGLIVEDLSTGGKLFYAPGLGKVDAPLLEIMAGSDCVLVDGTMWDDDEMQRRGVGTRTGREMGHLAQNGPGGMLEVLEQLPEQRKVLIHINNTNPILDEDSPERAELARRDVEVAYDGMSIVL; encoded by the coding sequence ATGTTCGTCCAGATTCTGGGTTCGGCCGCCGGTGGCGGTTTTCCGCAGTGGAATTGCAACTGCGTCAATTGCGCCGGTTTTCGCGACGGCAGCCTGAATGCCAAGACCCGCACCCAATCGTCCATCGCCATTTCCGATGACGGCGTGAACTGGGTGCTGTGCAACGCCTCGCCGGACATCCGCGCGCAACTGCAGAGCTTCGCTCCGATGCAACCGGGCCGTGCCCTGCGTGATACCGGCATCAGCGCGATCATCCTGATGGACAGCCAGATCGACCACACCACCGGCCTGCTGAGCCTGCGCGAAGGCTGCCCGCATCAGGTCTGGTGCACAGACATGGTTCACGAAGATCTCAGCACGGGTTTCCCGCTGTTCACCATGCTCAAGCACTGGAACGGCGGGCTGGACTGGAACCGTATCGAACTCGACCAGAGCTTCACCGTTGCCGCGTGCCCGAACCTGCGCTTCACCCCGCTGCCGTTGCGCAGCGCCGCCCCACCGTACTCGCCGCACCGCTTCGATCCGCACCCGGGCGACAACATCGGCCTGATCGTCGAAGACCTGAGTACCGGCGGCAAGCTGTTCTATGCGCCGGGTCTGGGCAAGGTGGACGCGCCACTGCTGGAAATCATGGCCGGCAGCGATTGCGTGCTGGTGGACGGCACAATGTGGGACGACGATGAAATGCAGCGCCGCGGTGTCGGCACTCGCACCGGTCGCGAGATGGGCCATCTGGCGCAAAACGGTCCTGGCGGCATGCTCGAAGTGCTGGAACAGCTTCCCGAGCAACGCAAGGTGCTTATCCACATCAACAACACCAACCCGATCCTCGATGAGGATTCGCCGGAGCGCGCAGAACTGGCGCGGCGTGATGTTGAAGTGGCGTATGACGGCATGAGTATTGTGCTGTAA
- the pqqC gene encoding pyrroloquinoline-quinone synthase PqqC, with product MTDQPMSPAEFEAALRAKGAYYHIHHPYHVAMYQGRATREQIQGWVANRFYYQVNIPLKDAAILANCPDREIRREWIQRLLDHDGAPGEDGGIEAWLRLGQAVGLDPDQLRSQELVLPGVRFAVDAYVNFARRASWQEAASSSLTELFAPQIHQSRLDSWPQHYPWIDPAGYEYFRTRLGQARRDVEHGLAITLEHYKTREGQERMLEILQFKLDILWSMLDAMSMAYELNRPPYHSVTEQRVWHKGITL from the coding sequence ATGACCGACCAACCGATGTCCCCCGCCGAATTCGAAGCGGCCCTGCGCGCCAAAGGCGCCTACTACCACATCCATCACCCGTATCACGTAGCAATGTACCAGGGCCGCGCCACCCGCGAGCAGATTCAGGGCTGGGTTGCCAACCGCTTCTACTATCAGGTGAACATCCCCCTGAAAGACGCGGCGATTCTCGCCAACTGCCCGGATCGCGAAATTCGTCGCGAGTGGATTCAGCGCCTGCTCGACCACGACGGCGCTCCCGGTGAAGACGGCGGTATCGAAGCCTGGCTGCGCCTCGGTCAAGCGGTCGGCCTCGACCCGGATCAACTGCGTTCCCAGGAGCTGGTTTTGCCCGGCGTGCGTTTTGCCGTCGATGCCTACGTCAACTTCGCCCGCCGTGCCAGTTGGCAGGAAGCCGCCAGCAGCTCGTTGACCGAACTGTTCGCGCCGCAGATCCACCAGTCGCGCCTCGACAGCTGGCCGCAGCATTACCCATGGATCGACCCGGCCGGTTACGAGTATTTCCGCACCCGTCTCGGTCAAGCGCGGCGCGACGTCGAGCATGGCTTGGCGATTACGCTGGAGCACTATAAGACGCGCGAAGGCCAGGAGCGCATGCTGGAAATTCTCCAGTTCAAACTGGACATACTTTGGAGCATGCTCGACGCCATGAGCATGGCCTACGAACTGAACCGCCCGCCGTATCACAGCGTCACTGAGCAACGCGTCTGGCACAAAGGAATCACCCTATGA
- the pqqD gene encoding pyrroloquinoline quinone biosynthesis peptide chaperone PqqD, which translates to MSFDRSKTPTWRPGYRFQYEPAQKGHVLLYPEGMIKLNDSAALIGGLIDGERNVAAIIAELDKQFPGVPELGDDIEQFMEVARAQHWIELA; encoded by the coding sequence ATGAGTTTCGACCGCAGCAAGACCCCGACCTGGCGTCCCGGCTACCGTTTCCAGTACGAACCGGCGCAAAAAGGCCACGTGCTGCTGTACCCCGAAGGCATGATCAAACTCAACGACAGCGCCGCGCTGATCGGCGGTTTGATCGACGGTGAGCGGAATGTCGCGGCGATCATTGCCGAACTCGACAAGCAATTCCCCGGCGTGCCTGAACTCGGTGACGACATCGAGCAATTCATGGAGGTTGCCCGTGCGCAGCACTGGATCGAACTTGCCTGA
- the pqqE gene encoding pyrroloquinoline quinone biosynthesis protein PqqE, with the protein MQVPPQPEIGLPLWLLAELTYRCPLQCPYCSNPLDFAEQGKELSTEQWIKVFREAREMGAAQLGFSGGEPLVRQDLAELIAEARKLGFYTNLITSGIGLTEQKISDFKKAGLDHIQISFQASDEQVNNLLAGSKKAFAQKLEMARAVKAHGYPMVLNFVTHRHNIDKIDRIIELCIALEADFVELATCQFYGWAQLNRVGLLPTKEQLVRAERITNEYRAKLEAEGHPCKLIFVTPDYYEERPKACMNGWGSIFLTVTPDGTALPCHGARQLPVQFPNVRDHSMQHIWYDSFGFNRFRGYDWMPEPCRSCDEKEKDFGGCRCQAFMLTGDASNADPVCSKSEHHGVILKAREEAETATQTIEQLAFRNERNSRLIAKG; encoded by the coding sequence GTGCAAGTGCCGCCACAACCGGAAATCGGCCTGCCGCTGTGGCTGCTCGCCGAGCTCACCTACCGCTGCCCGCTGCAATGCCCGTACTGCTCCAATCCGCTGGATTTCGCCGAGCAGGGCAAAGAGCTGAGCACCGAACAGTGGATCAAGGTCTTTCGTGAAGCGCGGGAGATGGGCGCGGCGCAACTGGGTTTCTCCGGGGGTGAGCCACTGGTGCGCCAGGATCTGGCCGAGTTGATTGCTGAAGCGCGAAAACTGGGCTTCTACACCAACCTGATCACCTCCGGCATCGGCCTCACCGAACAGAAAATCAGCGATTTCAAGAAGGCCGGGCTCGATCACATTCAGATCAGCTTCCAGGCCAGCGACGAGCAGGTGAACAACCTGCTCGCCGGCTCGAAAAAGGCTTTCGCGCAGAAGCTGGAAATGGCCCGTGCGGTGAAAGCCCACGGCTACCCGATGGTGCTGAACTTCGTTACCCATCGGCACAACATCGACAAGATCGACCGCATCATCGAGCTGTGCATCGCGCTCGAAGCGGACTTCGTCGAACTCGCCACCTGCCAGTTCTACGGCTGGGCACAGCTCAATCGTGTTGGCCTGCTGCCGACCAAGGAGCAACTGGTGCGCGCCGAACGCATCACCAACGAATACCGCGCCAAGCTGGAGGCCGAAGGGCATCCGTGCAAGCTGATATTCGTCACCCCGGACTACTACGAAGAGCGCCCGAAAGCCTGCATGAACGGCTGGGGCAGCATTTTTCTGACAGTCACCCCGGACGGCACTGCCCTGCCCTGTCATGGCGCTCGACAGTTGCCGGTGCAATTTCCCAACGTGCGCGACCACAGCATGCAGCACATCTGGTACGACTCGTTCGGCTTCAACCGCTTTCGTGGCTACGACTGGATGCCCGAGCCGTGCCGCTCGTGCGATGAGAAAGAAAAAGACTTCGGCGGCTGCCGCTGCCAAGCGTTCATGCTCACGGGTGATGCGAGCAATGCTGACCCGGTGTGCAGCAAGTCCGAACATCACGGCGTGATTCTCAAAGCCCGCGAAGAAGCCGAGACCGCCACTCAAACCATCGAACAACTGGCCTTCCGCAATGAACGAAACTCACGCCTCATCGCTAAAGGCTGA